One genomic region from Pogona vitticeps strain Pit_001003342236 chromosome 12, PviZW2.1, whole genome shotgun sequence encodes:
- the TTLL13 gene encoding tubulin polyglutamylase TTLL13 isoform X3 gives MVTASGLEGARGPGAAVAPGQAAGPGEGRRRGKVPRGARLTGPGSKAELPEKMKISTDESSGSEDGTDEDDDAEEEDGGGGLSDESANECLKSLEAENKLSQHNSSQDQEQVLSGGHRVNRQAGKKSDQSSVSLIDLEEQTAEECEPEELRQRKKKKHRLLSINLANCKYESVRRAARRCGLKEVGEDEEWTVYWTDCSVSLERVMEMKRFQKINHFPGMAEICRKDLLARNLNRMLKLFPKEYSIFPRTWCLPADYGDFQAYGRMRKNRTYICKPDSGCQGRGIFITRNPKEIKHGEHMICQQYIAKDDICMHLTNYAINKHNENFVRDDNTGSKRKLSTLNTWMREHNYDTAELWRDIEDIIIKTLIAAHPVLKHNYRTCFPNHISGCACFEILGFDILLDRKLKPWLLEVNHSPSFTTDSRLDREVKDALLCDALNLINLRACDKKKVLEEDKRRVKERLLQVHQPPRETRREQMENSQAAWLAQAEQYENSHLGGYRRIFPARGTEKYAPFFKHSGSLFQETVASKAREECARQQLEEIRQKQEQRENTAGKKKREVKENLQGESAGEKSHEKNRGKSSLTRIAYSHSKTWNPKMPSLPYDSMSPQAIVEEEEVERVKALLRRENLIRGLGIVDQLTRLLRHTEPRPMEIQRPHINISESQPHFLQDMFHNREPQNLMTLVPLSLLGGSVQEFGQHILQQPSARVQLLGNQGFIPTILGALSGLGPSRESSYPSHLKPQLHLQPPKNMSWLGTAMVGEPCTLAQMLKTGGRRFASAKSKLEGSSPVSRRPLYMSTGSLSCLSHTGKASSHMYNSFPFPAAPAPLNRMDMHGLAINSASAPLIRRTSPHRSSNMTALHFNQPR, from the exons ATGGTGACGGCGTCAGGGCTTGAGGGAGCCCGAGGCCCAGGCGCCGCCGTCGCCCCGGGGCAAGCCGCGGGGCCCGGTGAGGGGCGAAGGCGAGGAAAAGTGCCGCGAGGTGCCCGCCTTACGGGCCCGGGAAGCAAGGCTGA ACTGCCTGAGAAAATGAAGATCAGCACAGATGAAAGCAGTGGGTCTGAGGATGGAactgatgaagatgatgatgcagAGGAGGAGGACGGAGGAGGAGGTCTGTCAGATGAGTCTGCAAATGAATGTCTTAAGAGTCTGGAGGCAGAGAATAAACTGTCTCAGCACAACAGCTCTCAGGACCAGGAACAAGTCCTGAGCGGAGGGCACAGAGTcaataggcaggcaggcaagaagaGCGACCAGTCAAGTGTCTCTCTGATAGATCTGGAAGAACAAACTGCAGAAGAATGTGAACCAGAGGAATtaaggcaaagaaaaaagaaaaagcacag GCTGCTGTCTATCAACTTGGCCAACTGCAAATATGAGAGTG TTAGGCGTGCTGCTCGGCGCTGTGGTCTAAAAGAAGTGGGGGAGGACGAAGAATGGACTGTTTACTGGACTGACTGCTCAGTCTCCCTGGAGCGTGTCATGGAAATGAAGAGGTTTCAG AAAATCAACCACTTTCCTGGCATGGCAGAGATCTGTCGCAAGGACCTCCTTGCACGTAACCTCAACCGCATGCTCAAGCTCTTCCCCAAAGAGTACAGCATCTTCCCCCGTACTTGGTGCCTACCAGCAGA CTATGGGGACTTCCAAGCCTATGGGCGCATGAGAAAAAACAGAACCTACATCTGCAAGCCAGACAGTGGCTGCCAAGGTCGAGGCATCTTCATTACACGTAATCCTAAGGAGATCAAGCATGGCGAGCACATGATCTGCCAGCAGTACATAGCCAAG GATGATATCTGCATGCATCTGACCAACTACGCCATCAACAAGCATAATGAGAACTTTGTACGTGATGACAACACAGGCAGTAAGAG AAAGCTATCCACACTGAATACCTGGATGCGCGAGCACAACTACGACACAGCTGAGCTGTGGCGGGACATTGAGGACATCATCATCAAAACCCTAATTGCTGCCCACCCTGTACTGAAACATAATTACCGCACCTGTTTTCCTAATCATATTTCGGGCTGTGCCTGCTTTGAAATCCTTGGCTTTGACATCCTCCTTGACAGGAAGCTCAAACCTTGGTTGCTGGAG GTCAACCACTCACCCAGCTTTACCACAGACTCAAGGCTGGACCGTGAAGTCAAGGACGCCCTGCTCTGTGATGCACTCAATCTCATCAACTTGCGTGCCTGTGACAAGAAGAAGGTCCTGGAGGAGGACAAGAGACGTGTGAAGGAGCGTCTTCTCCAAGTCCACCAGCCACCTCGTGAAACCAG GCGAGAACAGATGGAGAATAGCCAGGCTGCCTGGCTGGCCCAAGCAGAACAATATGAGAACAGCCACCTGGGTGGTTACCGGCGCATTTTTCCAGCACGTGGTACAGAAAAGTATGCCCCCTTCTTCAAGCACAGTGGATCCCTCTTTCAAGAAACAGTTGCCTCCAAGGCTAGAGAGGAGTGTGCCAG GCAACAACTGGAGGAGATTCGCCAGAAGCAGGAACAGAGGGAAAACactgctggaaagaagaaaagggaagtgaAAGAGAATTTGCAAGGAGAATCTGCAGGAGAGAAATCCCATGAGAAAAACAGGGGCAAATCTTCCCTCACTCGCATAGCGTACAGCCACAGCAAAACTTGGAATCCAAAG ATGCCCTCCTTGCCATATGACAGCATGAGTCCCCAAGCTATtgtagaggaggaggaagtagaGCGAGTCAAAGCCCTTCTGCGGCGTGAAAACCTAATCCGAGGGCTTGGCATTGTCGACCAGCTCACCCGCCTGCTCCGTCACACAGAGCCAAGACCAATGGAAATCCAGAGGCCCCACATCAACATCTCTGAAAGCCAG CCACACTTCCTCCAGGATATGTTTCATAACCGTGAACCCCAGAATCTGATGACCCTCGTCCCCCTCTCCCTCCTAGGGGGCTCTGTCCAGGAGTTTGGGCAGCATATCCTGCAGCAACCCAGTGCACGTGTCCAGTTGCTGGGTAACCAAGGCTTCATTCCCACCATCCTGGGTGCTCTGTCAGGCCTAGGCCCTTCCCGAGAGTCCTCCTACCCATCACACCTGAAACCACAACTCCACCTCCAGCCACCCAAGAACATGAGCTGGCTGGGTACTGCCATGGTGGGAGAGCCCTGCACCCTTGCCCAGATGCTGAAGACAGGAGGGAGACGCTTTGCCAGTGCCAAGAGCAAGCTGGAAGGCA GCAGCCCTGTCAGCAGGAGGCCCCTGTACATGAGCACCGGCTCCTTGAGCTGCCTGTCTCATACCGGGAAAGCGTCCAGCCACATGTACAACAGCTTCCCGTTCCCAGCTGCGCCGGCCCCCCTAAATCGCATGGACATGCATGGACTGGCCATCAACTCTGCCTCAGCCCCTCTTATCCGGCGCACGAGCCCACACCGCTCCAGCAACATGACTGCCCTGCACTTCAACCAGCCAAGGTAG
- the TTLL13 gene encoding tubulin polyglutamylase TTLL13 isoform X1, with translation MVTASGLEGARGPGAAVAPGQAAGPGEGRRRGKVPRGARLTGPGSKAELPEKMKISTDESSGSEDGTDEDDDAEEEDGGGGLSDESANECLKSLEAENKLSQHNSSQDQEQVLSGGHRVNRQAGKKSDQSSVSLIDLEEQTAEECEPEELRQRKKKKHRLLSINLANCKYESVRRAARRCGLKEVGEDEEWTVYWTDCSVSLERVMEMKRFQKINHFPGMAEICRKDLLARNLNRMLKLFPKEYSIFPRTWCLPADYGDFQAYGRMRKNRTYICKPDSGCQGRGIFITRNPKEIKHGEHMICQQYIAKPFLIDGFKFDMRIYVLITSCDPLKIFVYEEGLARFATMRYIEPSSGNLDDICMHLTNYAINKHNENFVRDDNTGSKRKLSTLNTWMREHNYDTAELWRDIEDIIIKTLIAAHPVLKHNYRTCFPNHISGCACFEILGFDILLDRKLKPWLLEVNHSPSFTTDSRLDREVKDALLCDALNLINLRACDKKKVLEEDKRRVKERLLQVHQPPRETRREQMENSQAAWLAQAEQYENSHLGGYRRIFPARGTEKYAPFFKHSGSLFQETVASKAREECARQQLEEIRQKQEQRENTAGKKKREVKENLQGESAGEKSHEKNRGKSSLTRIAYSHSKTWNPKMPSLPYDSMSPQAIVEEEEVERVKALLRRENLIRGLGIVDQLTRLLRHTEPRPMEIQRPHINISESQPHFLQDMFHNREPQNLMTLVPLSLLGGSVQEFGQHILQQPSARVQLLGNQGFIPTILGALSGLGPSRESSYPSHLKPQLHLQPPKNMSWLGTAMVGEPCTLAQMLKTGGRRFASAKSKLEGSSPVSRRPLYMSTGSLSCLSHTGKASSHMYNSFPFPAAPAPLNRMDMHGLAINSASAPLIRRTSPHRSSNMTALHFNQPR, from the exons ATGGTGACGGCGTCAGGGCTTGAGGGAGCCCGAGGCCCAGGCGCCGCCGTCGCCCCGGGGCAAGCCGCGGGGCCCGGTGAGGGGCGAAGGCGAGGAAAAGTGCCGCGAGGTGCCCGCCTTACGGGCCCGGGAAGCAAGGCTGA ACTGCCTGAGAAAATGAAGATCAGCACAGATGAAAGCAGTGGGTCTGAGGATGGAactgatgaagatgatgatgcagAGGAGGAGGACGGAGGAGGAGGTCTGTCAGATGAGTCTGCAAATGAATGTCTTAAGAGTCTGGAGGCAGAGAATAAACTGTCTCAGCACAACAGCTCTCAGGACCAGGAACAAGTCCTGAGCGGAGGGCACAGAGTcaataggcaggcaggcaagaagaGCGACCAGTCAAGTGTCTCTCTGATAGATCTGGAAGAACAAACTGCAGAAGAATGTGAACCAGAGGAATtaaggcaaagaaaaaagaaaaagcacag GCTGCTGTCTATCAACTTGGCCAACTGCAAATATGAGAGTG TTAGGCGTGCTGCTCGGCGCTGTGGTCTAAAAGAAGTGGGGGAGGACGAAGAATGGACTGTTTACTGGACTGACTGCTCAGTCTCCCTGGAGCGTGTCATGGAAATGAAGAGGTTTCAG AAAATCAACCACTTTCCTGGCATGGCAGAGATCTGTCGCAAGGACCTCCTTGCACGTAACCTCAACCGCATGCTCAAGCTCTTCCCCAAAGAGTACAGCATCTTCCCCCGTACTTGGTGCCTACCAGCAGA CTATGGGGACTTCCAAGCCTATGGGCGCATGAGAAAAAACAGAACCTACATCTGCAAGCCAGACAGTGGCTGCCAAGGTCGAGGCATCTTCATTACACGTAATCCTAAGGAGATCAAGCATGGCGAGCACATGATCTGCCAGCAGTACATAGCCAAG CCCTTCCTAATTGATGGCTTCAAATTTGACATGCGCATCTATGTCCTGATTACCTCCTGTGACCCGCTGAAGATCTTTGTTTATGAGGAGGGGCTGGCACGCTTTGCCACCATGAGGTACATCGAGCCCAGCAGCGGCAACCTG GATGATATCTGCATGCATCTGACCAACTACGCCATCAACAAGCATAATGAGAACTTTGTACGTGATGACAACACAGGCAGTAAGAG AAAGCTATCCACACTGAATACCTGGATGCGCGAGCACAACTACGACACAGCTGAGCTGTGGCGGGACATTGAGGACATCATCATCAAAACCCTAATTGCTGCCCACCCTGTACTGAAACATAATTACCGCACCTGTTTTCCTAATCATATTTCGGGCTGTGCCTGCTTTGAAATCCTTGGCTTTGACATCCTCCTTGACAGGAAGCTCAAACCTTGGTTGCTGGAG GTCAACCACTCACCCAGCTTTACCACAGACTCAAGGCTGGACCGTGAAGTCAAGGACGCCCTGCTCTGTGATGCACTCAATCTCATCAACTTGCGTGCCTGTGACAAGAAGAAGGTCCTGGAGGAGGACAAGAGACGTGTGAAGGAGCGTCTTCTCCAAGTCCACCAGCCACCTCGTGAAACCAG GCGAGAACAGATGGAGAATAGCCAGGCTGCCTGGCTGGCCCAAGCAGAACAATATGAGAACAGCCACCTGGGTGGTTACCGGCGCATTTTTCCAGCACGTGGTACAGAAAAGTATGCCCCCTTCTTCAAGCACAGTGGATCCCTCTTTCAAGAAACAGTTGCCTCCAAGGCTAGAGAGGAGTGTGCCAG GCAACAACTGGAGGAGATTCGCCAGAAGCAGGAACAGAGGGAAAACactgctggaaagaagaaaagggaagtgaAAGAGAATTTGCAAGGAGAATCTGCAGGAGAGAAATCCCATGAGAAAAACAGGGGCAAATCTTCCCTCACTCGCATAGCGTACAGCCACAGCAAAACTTGGAATCCAAAG ATGCCCTCCTTGCCATATGACAGCATGAGTCCCCAAGCTATtgtagaggaggaggaagtagaGCGAGTCAAAGCCCTTCTGCGGCGTGAAAACCTAATCCGAGGGCTTGGCATTGTCGACCAGCTCACCCGCCTGCTCCGTCACACAGAGCCAAGACCAATGGAAATCCAGAGGCCCCACATCAACATCTCTGAAAGCCAG CCACACTTCCTCCAGGATATGTTTCATAACCGTGAACCCCAGAATCTGATGACCCTCGTCCCCCTCTCCCTCCTAGGGGGCTCTGTCCAGGAGTTTGGGCAGCATATCCTGCAGCAACCCAGTGCACGTGTCCAGTTGCTGGGTAACCAAGGCTTCATTCCCACCATCCTGGGTGCTCTGTCAGGCCTAGGCCCTTCCCGAGAGTCCTCCTACCCATCACACCTGAAACCACAACTCCACCTCCAGCCACCCAAGAACATGAGCTGGCTGGGTACTGCCATGGTGGGAGAGCCCTGCACCCTTGCCCAGATGCTGAAGACAGGAGGGAGACGCTTTGCCAGTGCCAAGAGCAAGCTGGAAGGCA GCAGCCCTGTCAGCAGGAGGCCCCTGTACATGAGCACCGGCTCCTTGAGCTGCCTGTCTCATACCGGGAAAGCGTCCAGCCACATGTACAACAGCTTCCCGTTCCCAGCTGCGCCGGCCCCCCTAAATCGCATGGACATGCATGGACTGGCCATCAACTCTGCCTCAGCCCCTCTTATCCGGCGCACGAGCCCACACCGCTCCAGCAACATGACTGCCCTGCACTTCAACCAGCCAAGGTAG
- the TTLL13 gene encoding tubulin polyglutamylase TTLL13 isoform X2: protein MGKMDSLVKLPEKMKISTDESSGSEDGTDEDDDAEEEDGGGGLSDESANECLKSLEAENKLSQHNSSQDQEQVLSGGHRVNRQAGKKSDQSSVSLIDLEEQTAEECEPEELRQRKKKKHRLLSINLANCKYESVRRAARRCGLKEVGEDEEWTVYWTDCSVSLERVMEMKRFQKINHFPGMAEICRKDLLARNLNRMLKLFPKEYSIFPRTWCLPADYGDFQAYGRMRKNRTYICKPDSGCQGRGIFITRNPKEIKHGEHMICQQYIAKPFLIDGFKFDMRIYVLITSCDPLKIFVYEEGLARFATMRYIEPSSGNLDDICMHLTNYAINKHNENFVRDDNTGSKRKLSTLNTWMREHNYDTAELWRDIEDIIIKTLIAAHPVLKHNYRTCFPNHISGCACFEILGFDILLDRKLKPWLLEVNHSPSFTTDSRLDREVKDALLCDALNLINLRACDKKKVLEEDKRRVKERLLQVHQPPRETRREQMENSQAAWLAQAEQYENSHLGGYRRIFPARGTEKYAPFFKHSGSLFQETVASKAREECARQQLEEIRQKQEQRENTAGKKKREVKENLQGESAGEKSHEKNRGKSSLTRIAYSHSKTWNPKMPSLPYDSMSPQAIVEEEEVERVKALLRRENLIRGLGIVDQLTRLLRHTEPRPMEIQRPHINISESQPHFLQDMFHNREPQNLMTLVPLSLLGGSVQEFGQHILQQPSARVQLLGNQGFIPTILGALSGLGPSRESSYPSHLKPQLHLQPPKNMSWLGTAMVGEPCTLAQMLKTGGRRFASAKSKLEGSSPVSRRPLYMSTGSLSCLSHTGKASSHMYNSFPFPAAPAPLNRMDMHGLAINSASAPLIRRTSPHRSSNMTALHFNQPR, encoded by the exons ATGGGCAAGATGGACAGCCTTGTAAA ACTGCCTGAGAAAATGAAGATCAGCACAGATGAAAGCAGTGGGTCTGAGGATGGAactgatgaagatgatgatgcagAGGAGGAGGACGGAGGAGGAGGTCTGTCAGATGAGTCTGCAAATGAATGTCTTAAGAGTCTGGAGGCAGAGAATAAACTGTCTCAGCACAACAGCTCTCAGGACCAGGAACAAGTCCTGAGCGGAGGGCACAGAGTcaataggcaggcaggcaagaagaGCGACCAGTCAAGTGTCTCTCTGATAGATCTGGAAGAACAAACTGCAGAAGAATGTGAACCAGAGGAATtaaggcaaagaaaaaagaaaaagcacag GCTGCTGTCTATCAACTTGGCCAACTGCAAATATGAGAGTG TTAGGCGTGCTGCTCGGCGCTGTGGTCTAAAAGAAGTGGGGGAGGACGAAGAATGGACTGTTTACTGGACTGACTGCTCAGTCTCCCTGGAGCGTGTCATGGAAATGAAGAGGTTTCAG AAAATCAACCACTTTCCTGGCATGGCAGAGATCTGTCGCAAGGACCTCCTTGCACGTAACCTCAACCGCATGCTCAAGCTCTTCCCCAAAGAGTACAGCATCTTCCCCCGTACTTGGTGCCTACCAGCAGA CTATGGGGACTTCCAAGCCTATGGGCGCATGAGAAAAAACAGAACCTACATCTGCAAGCCAGACAGTGGCTGCCAAGGTCGAGGCATCTTCATTACACGTAATCCTAAGGAGATCAAGCATGGCGAGCACATGATCTGCCAGCAGTACATAGCCAAG CCCTTCCTAATTGATGGCTTCAAATTTGACATGCGCATCTATGTCCTGATTACCTCCTGTGACCCGCTGAAGATCTTTGTTTATGAGGAGGGGCTGGCACGCTTTGCCACCATGAGGTACATCGAGCCCAGCAGCGGCAACCTG GATGATATCTGCATGCATCTGACCAACTACGCCATCAACAAGCATAATGAGAACTTTGTACGTGATGACAACACAGGCAGTAAGAG AAAGCTATCCACACTGAATACCTGGATGCGCGAGCACAACTACGACACAGCTGAGCTGTGGCGGGACATTGAGGACATCATCATCAAAACCCTAATTGCTGCCCACCCTGTACTGAAACATAATTACCGCACCTGTTTTCCTAATCATATTTCGGGCTGTGCCTGCTTTGAAATCCTTGGCTTTGACATCCTCCTTGACAGGAAGCTCAAACCTTGGTTGCTGGAG GTCAACCACTCACCCAGCTTTACCACAGACTCAAGGCTGGACCGTGAAGTCAAGGACGCCCTGCTCTGTGATGCACTCAATCTCATCAACTTGCGTGCCTGTGACAAGAAGAAGGTCCTGGAGGAGGACAAGAGACGTGTGAAGGAGCGTCTTCTCCAAGTCCACCAGCCACCTCGTGAAACCAG GCGAGAACAGATGGAGAATAGCCAGGCTGCCTGGCTGGCCCAAGCAGAACAATATGAGAACAGCCACCTGGGTGGTTACCGGCGCATTTTTCCAGCACGTGGTACAGAAAAGTATGCCCCCTTCTTCAAGCACAGTGGATCCCTCTTTCAAGAAACAGTTGCCTCCAAGGCTAGAGAGGAGTGTGCCAG GCAACAACTGGAGGAGATTCGCCAGAAGCAGGAACAGAGGGAAAACactgctggaaagaagaaaagggaagtgaAAGAGAATTTGCAAGGAGAATCTGCAGGAGAGAAATCCCATGAGAAAAACAGGGGCAAATCTTCCCTCACTCGCATAGCGTACAGCCACAGCAAAACTTGGAATCCAAAG ATGCCCTCCTTGCCATATGACAGCATGAGTCCCCAAGCTATtgtagaggaggaggaagtagaGCGAGTCAAAGCCCTTCTGCGGCGTGAAAACCTAATCCGAGGGCTTGGCATTGTCGACCAGCTCACCCGCCTGCTCCGTCACACAGAGCCAAGACCAATGGAAATCCAGAGGCCCCACATCAACATCTCTGAAAGCCAG CCACACTTCCTCCAGGATATGTTTCATAACCGTGAACCCCAGAATCTGATGACCCTCGTCCCCCTCTCCCTCCTAGGGGGCTCTGTCCAGGAGTTTGGGCAGCATATCCTGCAGCAACCCAGTGCACGTGTCCAGTTGCTGGGTAACCAAGGCTTCATTCCCACCATCCTGGGTGCTCTGTCAGGCCTAGGCCCTTCCCGAGAGTCCTCCTACCCATCACACCTGAAACCACAACTCCACCTCCAGCCACCCAAGAACATGAGCTGGCTGGGTACTGCCATGGTGGGAGAGCCCTGCACCCTTGCCCAGATGCTGAAGACAGGAGGGAGACGCTTTGCCAGTGCCAAGAGCAAGCTGGAAGGCA GCAGCCCTGTCAGCAGGAGGCCCCTGTACATGAGCACCGGCTCCTTGAGCTGCCTGTCTCATACCGGGAAAGCGTCCAGCCACATGTACAACAGCTTCCCGTTCCCAGCTGCGCCGGCCCCCCTAAATCGCATGGACATGCATGGACTGGCCATCAACTCTGCCTCAGCCCCTCTTATCCGGCGCACGAGCCCACACCGCTCCAGCAACATGACTGCCCTGCACTTCAACCAGCCAAGGTAG
- the TTLL13 gene encoding tubulin polyglutamylase TTLL13 isoform X4: MKISTDESSGSEDGTDEDDDAEEEDGGGGLSDESANECLKSLEAENKLSQHNSSQDQEQVLSGGHRVNRQAGKKSDQSSVSLIDLEEQTAEECEPEELRQRKKKKHRLLSINLANCKYESVRRAARRCGLKEVGEDEEWTVYWTDCSVSLERVMEMKRFQKINHFPGMAEICRKDLLARNLNRMLKLFPKEYSIFPRTWCLPADYGDFQAYGRMRKNRTYICKPDSGCQGRGIFITRNPKEIKHGEHMICQQYIAKPFLIDGFKFDMRIYVLITSCDPLKIFVYEEGLARFATMRYIEPSSGNLDDICMHLTNYAINKHNENFVRDDNTGSKRKLSTLNTWMREHNYDTAELWRDIEDIIIKTLIAAHPVLKHNYRTCFPNHISGCACFEILGFDILLDRKLKPWLLEVNHSPSFTTDSRLDREVKDALLCDALNLINLRACDKKKVLEEDKRRVKERLLQVHQPPRETRREQMENSQAAWLAQAEQYENSHLGGYRRIFPARGTEKYAPFFKHSGSLFQETVASKAREECARQQLEEIRQKQEQRENTAGKKKREVKENLQGESAGEKSHEKNRGKSSLTRIAYSHSKTWNPKMPSLPYDSMSPQAIVEEEEVERVKALLRRENLIRGLGIVDQLTRLLRHTEPRPMEIQRPHINISESQPHFLQDMFHNREPQNLMTLVPLSLLGGSVQEFGQHILQQPSARVQLLGNQGFIPTILGALSGLGPSRESSYPSHLKPQLHLQPPKNMSWLGTAMVGEPCTLAQMLKTGGRRFASAKSKLEGSSPVSRRPLYMSTGSLSCLSHTGKASSHMYNSFPFPAAPAPLNRMDMHGLAINSASAPLIRRTSPHRSSNMTALHFNQPR, encoded by the exons ATGAAGATCAGCACAGATGAAAGCAGTGGGTCTGAGGATGGAactgatgaagatgatgatgcagAGGAGGAGGACGGAGGAGGAGGTCTGTCAGATGAGTCTGCAAATGAATGTCTTAAGAGTCTGGAGGCAGAGAATAAACTGTCTCAGCACAACAGCTCTCAGGACCAGGAACAAGTCCTGAGCGGAGGGCACAGAGTcaataggcaggcaggcaagaagaGCGACCAGTCAAGTGTCTCTCTGATAGATCTGGAAGAACAAACTGCAGAAGAATGTGAACCAGAGGAATtaaggcaaagaaaaaagaaaaagcacag GCTGCTGTCTATCAACTTGGCCAACTGCAAATATGAGAGTG TTAGGCGTGCTGCTCGGCGCTGTGGTCTAAAAGAAGTGGGGGAGGACGAAGAATGGACTGTTTACTGGACTGACTGCTCAGTCTCCCTGGAGCGTGTCATGGAAATGAAGAGGTTTCAG AAAATCAACCACTTTCCTGGCATGGCAGAGATCTGTCGCAAGGACCTCCTTGCACGTAACCTCAACCGCATGCTCAAGCTCTTCCCCAAAGAGTACAGCATCTTCCCCCGTACTTGGTGCCTACCAGCAGA CTATGGGGACTTCCAAGCCTATGGGCGCATGAGAAAAAACAGAACCTACATCTGCAAGCCAGACAGTGGCTGCCAAGGTCGAGGCATCTTCATTACACGTAATCCTAAGGAGATCAAGCATGGCGAGCACATGATCTGCCAGCAGTACATAGCCAAG CCCTTCCTAATTGATGGCTTCAAATTTGACATGCGCATCTATGTCCTGATTACCTCCTGTGACCCGCTGAAGATCTTTGTTTATGAGGAGGGGCTGGCACGCTTTGCCACCATGAGGTACATCGAGCCCAGCAGCGGCAACCTG GATGATATCTGCATGCATCTGACCAACTACGCCATCAACAAGCATAATGAGAACTTTGTACGTGATGACAACACAGGCAGTAAGAG AAAGCTATCCACACTGAATACCTGGATGCGCGAGCACAACTACGACACAGCTGAGCTGTGGCGGGACATTGAGGACATCATCATCAAAACCCTAATTGCTGCCCACCCTGTACTGAAACATAATTACCGCACCTGTTTTCCTAATCATATTTCGGGCTGTGCCTGCTTTGAAATCCTTGGCTTTGACATCCTCCTTGACAGGAAGCTCAAACCTTGGTTGCTGGAG GTCAACCACTCACCCAGCTTTACCACAGACTCAAGGCTGGACCGTGAAGTCAAGGACGCCCTGCTCTGTGATGCACTCAATCTCATCAACTTGCGTGCCTGTGACAAGAAGAAGGTCCTGGAGGAGGACAAGAGACGTGTGAAGGAGCGTCTTCTCCAAGTCCACCAGCCACCTCGTGAAACCAG GCGAGAACAGATGGAGAATAGCCAGGCTGCCTGGCTGGCCCAAGCAGAACAATATGAGAACAGCCACCTGGGTGGTTACCGGCGCATTTTTCCAGCACGTGGTACAGAAAAGTATGCCCCCTTCTTCAAGCACAGTGGATCCCTCTTTCAAGAAACAGTTGCCTCCAAGGCTAGAGAGGAGTGTGCCAG GCAACAACTGGAGGAGATTCGCCAGAAGCAGGAACAGAGGGAAAACactgctggaaagaagaaaagggaagtgaAAGAGAATTTGCAAGGAGAATCTGCAGGAGAGAAATCCCATGAGAAAAACAGGGGCAAATCTTCCCTCACTCGCATAGCGTACAGCCACAGCAAAACTTGGAATCCAAAG ATGCCCTCCTTGCCATATGACAGCATGAGTCCCCAAGCTATtgtagaggaggaggaagtagaGCGAGTCAAAGCCCTTCTGCGGCGTGAAAACCTAATCCGAGGGCTTGGCATTGTCGACCAGCTCACCCGCCTGCTCCGTCACACAGAGCCAAGACCAATGGAAATCCAGAGGCCCCACATCAACATCTCTGAAAGCCAG CCACACTTCCTCCAGGATATGTTTCATAACCGTGAACCCCAGAATCTGATGACCCTCGTCCCCCTCTCCCTCCTAGGGGGCTCTGTCCAGGAGTTTGGGCAGCATATCCTGCAGCAACCCAGTGCACGTGTCCAGTTGCTGGGTAACCAAGGCTTCATTCCCACCATCCTGGGTGCTCTGTCAGGCCTAGGCCCTTCCCGAGAGTCCTCCTACCCATCACACCTGAAACCACAACTCCACCTCCAGCCACCCAAGAACATGAGCTGGCTGGGTACTGCCATGGTGGGAGAGCCCTGCACCCTTGCCCAGATGCTGAAGACAGGAGGGAGACGCTTTGCCAGTGCCAAGAGCAAGCTGGAAGGCA GCAGCCCTGTCAGCAGGAGGCCCCTGTACATGAGCACCGGCTCCTTGAGCTGCCTGTCTCATACCGGGAAAGCGTCCAGCCACATGTACAACAGCTTCCCGTTCCCAGCTGCGCCGGCCCCCCTAAATCGCATGGACATGCATGGACTGGCCATCAACTCTGCCTCAGCCCCTCTTATCCGGCGCACGAGCCCACACCGCTCCAGCAACATGACTGCCCTGCACTTCAACCAGCCAAGGTAG